A stretch of Plutella xylostella chromosome 10, ilPluXylo3.1, whole genome shotgun sequence DNA encodes these proteins:
- the LOC105388641 gene encoding serine/arginine-rich splicing factor 11-like, which translates to MDINKRNLDLQNLQSYLQTVDKEVTMVLQSLQWDRKHLLEGKDLVSCSHDPNHKIPPDKREEHERNCILSSHGYSREDDLLPDPVDPHAPTLVKHSKMEIQSIIQGASNSAPSFKMGKYSLKFTGKLSLHEILCNKMNYCISVWLKIFIYFKIVSFCEYTFLFNPRQPALPWVKLITTKHVVCQSFVSGQHCIYGLVIIKYKTKSNNHIPIHIEGAGSPASPEPLSLSRLQATYTADERRALHDAVVAAAPEQGDVAELALMSVEERTQARAASKLELLAQLRDMKRRRARYRGAAGSARYSDTLRDLIKTQMELYTGVKNEPDVDKTSVGINSQTNSKQHSGYELGNEAMQSREPNQSNKGREYDTKRREPSKEQGRYAKAEIRARDRKQDSRSHCSKDRNYESYAKETSSKWHKDNESYKTHKGHYRNDYDYKREAGSSHSSRSNRYDDYEVKQKHRTESYSKSRREYSRDRSRVRVKVESSPSRSAQQAASVEDKKSRYEESDRRRKDSKKYSRHKSDKSKVESSSGNTQEQTVYEKEDSKSRHDTSYKRQENAKEHSRSKKNKHKSHRDDRERRRSADSEPDIKQELHTRYYDCEDGE; encoded by the exons ATGGATATTAATAAAAGAAATCTTGACTTGCAGAATCTGCAATCCTATCTGCAAACTGTAGACAAGGAAGTTACTATGGTTTTACAAAGTTTACAGTGGGATCGGAAACATCTGTTAGAG GGTAAAGATTTAGTGTCGTGTTCTCATGACCCGAATCATAAAATTCCACCAGATAAAAGGGAGGAACATGAGCGTAATTGCATTTTATCATCTCACGGGTATTCGAGAGAGGATGACCTCCTGCCAGACCCTGTGGATCCTCATGCACCTACACTCGTCAAGCATA gtaaAATGGAGATTCAAAGTATTATACAAGGGGCTTCAAATTCTGCTCCAAGCTTTAAAATGGGTAAATATAGTCTTAAATTTACTGGTAAACTTTCATTACATGAAATACTGTGTAACAAAATGAATTATTGTATTTCAGTATGGTTGAAAATCTTCATCTATTTCAAAATTGTATccttt TGTGAATATACATTTCTGTTTAACCCAAGGCAACCAGCCTTGCCTTGGGTTAAGCttataacaacaaaacatgTTGTTTGCCAGTCTTTTGTCTCTGGTCAGCATTGCATTTATGGCCttgtaataattaagtacaaaaCCAAATCAAACAATCACATTCCTATACACATCGAAGGTGCTGGTAGCCCTGCCTCCCCGGAGCCCCTGAGCTTGTCGCGGCTGCAGGCCACGTACACTGCAGACGAACGGCGCGCCCTGCACGACGCCGTGGTGGCCGCAGCGCCTGAGCAGGGAGATGTAGCGGAGCTCGCACTTATGag CGTGGAGGAGCGTACACAAGCGCGCGCGGCGTCAAAGCTGGAGCTACTAGCGCAGCTACGCGACATGaagcgccgccgcgcgcggTACCGCGGCGCCGCCGGGTCCGCCAGGTACTCGGATACGCTGCGGGACCTCATCAAGACTCAG ATGGAGTTGTACACAGGAGTTAAAAATGAACCAGATGTTGATAAAACTAGTGTTGGTATCAATTCGCAGACAAATAGCAAACAACATTCTGGGTATGAACTCGGAAATGAAGCGATGCAATCTCGTGAACCAAATCAAAGTAACAAAGGCAGAGAATATGATACCAAAAGAAGAGAACCATCTAAAGAACAGGGCAGATATGCTAAAGCAGAAATAAGAGCTAGAGATCGCAAGCAAGATTCTCGAAGCCACTGTAGCAAAGACAGGAACTATGAAAGTTACGCGAAAGAAACTAGTTCCAAATGGCATAAAGATAACGAAAGCTATAAAACTCATAAAGGACATTATAGAAATGATTATGACTATAAAAGAGAAGCAGGCTCCTCACATTCCTCTAGGAGCAATAGATACGATGACTATGAAGTCAAACAAAAACATAGAACAGAAAGTTACAGCAAATCTAGAAGAGAATATTCACGAGATAGATCAAGAGTGAGAGTAAAAGTTGAATCCAGTCCCAGCAGATCTGCACAACAAGCTGCTTCTGTAGAAGATAAAAAATCTCGCTACGAGGAAAGCGATAGGCGACGGAAAGATTCGAAGAAATATTCGAGACATAAAAGTGACAAATCGAAAGTGGAATCCAGTTCTGGTAATACACAAGAACAAACAGTTTATGAAAAAGAAGATAGTAAATCGCGACATGATACAAGTTATAAAAGACAAGAGAATGCAAAAGAACATTCTagaagtaagaaaaataagcacAAATCTCACAGGGATGATAGAGAGAGGCGTAGGAGTGCTGACAGTGAGCCAGACATTAAACAGGAACTACACACAAGATATTACGATTGCGAAGATGGGGAGTGA